CACTGCAACGAGAACCCGGTGAACCGGCTGACCGACCGCGACGAGTTGAACGACACCAGGGCCAGCCAGCCGATCGGCGAATACAGGAACGCGAAGACCAGCACCACGACGACAGCGAGCTTCCAAGGACGCCGTTTCACAGCACGTCCTCCCCACGTTTTCCGCGCACTGCAAGGACGATCGCGACGAGCCCGAGCAGCACCACGGCCATCGCCGAGCCCAACGGCCAGTTGTTGCCACCGCGGAACTGGTCATCGATCACGCTGCCGAACGTGGACTGGTCGACGCCACCGAGCAGCTTCGGAGTCACGAAGTCCCCGGCAGCGGGCACGAACACCAGCAGCGAACCCGCGAGGACTCCTGGCGCGACGCCGGGAAGCACTATGTAGCAGAAAGTGGACAGCCGCCCGTGGCCGAGGTCGTAGGACGCTTCGACCTGCCGGTAGTCCATGCGCTCGCAGGCGACGTAGAGCGGCAACACCATGAAGGGCAAGAAGCCGTAGCTCAGCCCGAGCACGACAGCGCCGTCGGTGAACAGGAAGCCGCTGCCGTCCAGCAGGGCCTTCCAGGCGTAGATGCGCGCGAGGAAGCTGGACCAGAACGGGATCAGCACTGCGGCGAGCAGCAGCGACCGCCACCGTCCGCCGTGCCGCGCGATGAACCACGCCAACGGGAATCCGAGCAGCAGGCAGATCACCGTGGTCAGCCCCGCGTAGACCACCGTTCGCCCGAAGATCGGCAGGAACGCCGGATCGAGCACGCTGCGGTAGGCCTGCGTCGTCCACGGCAGCACGACACGGAGCACTCCGAGATCCCTGGTGGCGAAGCTGTACTGGGCCACGAGTGCCATGGGGGCGAGGAAGAACACGGCCAGCCAGACGCCGGCGGGACCGAGCACGAGCGCCCGGCGCAGGGCGGTTCTCACCCTGTTTTCACCTTGGTCCACGCATCCGCGTACCGGGCCTCCACCTCGGGCCCGAGGTCCTTGGTGAACGGCAGCCGCGCGAGCACGTCGGCGGGCGGGTACACCAACGGATCGTCGAGGAGCCTCTTGTCGATGAAGGGTTTCGCGGCCGCGTTCGGACTTCCGTAGCCCACGGCGTTGGTCAGCGCCGCCCCGACGTCGGCGCGCAGGATGTGGTCGATGAACCGGTGCGCGTTCAGCGCGTGCGGCGCGTCCTTGGGGATGCACAACAGGTCCACACCGAAGAGACCGCCTTCCTTCGGGATCGTGAACGCGATGTTCGGGTTCGCCTTGCGCGCCTGGAACACGTCGCCGGAGTACGTCTGCGCCAGCACCATCTGCCCGGACGTCAGCGGCTGGATCACGTCCGAGCTGATCTGCCCGAGCTTCTTCTTGAGGCTCAGCATGTACTTCACGGCGTCGTCGATGTGCTTGGCGTCGGTGGTGTTCGGGTCGTGCCCGAGCGCGAGCAACCCGATGCTCATCCCCTCGCGCGCCTCGTCGAGCACCATGCTCCGGCCCAGCGCCTCGGCCAGGTCGAACGCGGAGAACCCGGTGACCCGGCCGCCGAGCACCGTCTTCGAGTAGGCAAGGCCCGTCGTGCCCCACGCCCACGGCACGGAGTGGCGGTTGCCCGGGTCGTAGTCGGCCTCGGCGAAACGGCGCTCCAGGTTGGCCAGGTTCGGGATGAGGTCGCGGTCCAGCTCCTGGACCAGCCCGCCGCGCACGAACCGGCGCAGGAAGTTGTCGCTGGGCACCACGAGGTCGTAGCCCGCGCCGCCGGAGGCGATCTTCGCTTCCATCTCGTCGTTGGAGCTGAAGTTGTCGTAGGTGACCTTGATCCCGGTCGCCGCCTGGAAGCTGCTGATCGTGTCCGGGGCGATGTAGTCGGTCCAGTTGTAGAAGTTCAGCCTGGGCTCGTCCACCCGGTTGACCGCGCGCCCGCCCGGCCTGTCGGGGTCGCCCTGCGGGGCCTCGGAGATCCCGCACGCGGCGAGCCCGTTCGCCGCGATCGCGAAGAAGGCCATGGAGCGCAACATGGTCCGCCTGCTCGACCGCTTGCCGTCCCACAACCGCGCGACGCGCACGCTACCGGGCATCGTTGTTCTCCTCGTCGACGAGGCTCTCGTCAAGAAGCACCGTGAACTCCGGGTCCCAGGCCATGCACACCGGCTGACCGGGAGTACCCGCGTCGGAAACCCTACGAGCGTTCTGCACGAACGCAACCATCGATCCACCACGGCGTAGCTCGACGACGTACTGGGTGGAAACGCCCGTGTACACCACGTCGGCCACGGTCCCGCTCAGCGCGCACCAACCGCTGGGCACCTGGTCCACGTCCTCGTGCAGGTGCAGCTTTTCCGGCCGCACGGTCAGGGCCAGCGCCTCCCCCGCCCGCACGGCCCGTCCCTCGGGCAGGGCGGCGCGCAACCGGTGCACACCGTCCGTGGTCAGCTCCACCCACTGACCATCCACTTCGGACACACGTCCGTCGAGGATGTTCGAGGTGCCGATGAACCCGGCGACGAACCGCGTCGCGGGCCGCTCGTAGACGTCCTCCGGGTATCCGACCTGTTCCAGCCGTCCCGCGCGCATCACCGCGACCCGGTGCGACAGGACCAACGCCTCTTCCTGGTCGTGGGTGACGTAGAGGAAGGTCGTGCCCACCTCGCGCTGGATGCGCATCAGCTCGATCTGCACCTGCTTGCGCAGCTGGGCGTCGAGCGCGCCGAGCGGTTCGTCGAGCAGGAGCAGCCGCGGTCGGCACGCCAGCGCCCGCGCGATCGCGACCCGCTGCTGCTGGCCGCCGGAGAGCTGGCCGGGACGGCGGTCCGCGAAGCGGCCCAGCTGCACCAGCTCCAGGTGCTCGTCGACCCGCCGCCGCAGCTCGGCACCCCTGACCTTCTTGCGGCGCAGGCCGTACGCGACGTTGTCCCGCACGCTGAGGTGGGGGAACAACGCGTAGGACTGGAAGACGGTGTTCACGTCGCGCCGGTAGGCCGGCACGCCGACCATGTCGACGCCGTCCAGCTCGATGCGGCCGCTGTCCGGGTCGTCGAAGCCCGCGATCATGCGCAGCAACGTGGTCTTGCCGCAGCCGGAGGGACCGAGCACGGAGAAGAACTCGCCCTCGTGCACGCGCAGCGACACGGAGTCGACCGCGACCTGGCCGTGGAAGCTCTTGCGCACCTCGTGGACGCCGACCTCGACCGGGGCGTGGAGATCCGGGGTTCGGTGCTCGGCCGGGCGGAACCCCGTCGACGGCTGGACGGTCACTCCGGGTGAGCCTAGAGGAGGTGGCGGGGCGGGGTCGGCAAGGCCACTCCGGAGGGGATCACACGGGGTGGATGTGCGACGATAACGCCGCTCCAACCATCACCCGGGAGGTAATCGTGGCGACCCAGCAGTCCGCTGAGCTGGAGAAGCACGACGCGCACGCCCACCACGCCACCGACCCGCACGCGGAGCCGTCCGAGGCGTGGGGCTGGCACGGCGAGTTCCCGCGCGCCACCCGGGCCGCGGGCTGGATCTGCGCCGCGATCATGTTCATCATGCTGATCGGCAACCACAAGGGCTGGAACGAGAACGTCTGGCTGATCGTCCTGGGCTCCGGCATGGTCGGCATCCTGCTGCTGGACAAGGTCCGCCGCCGCACCTCCTGGCGCCGCTGACCGCGCTCGGACCACGGCTCGTTCCACGGGTCCAGCCACTTCCGGTCCCTGAGGCAGGAGGTGGAACGGGTGGCACCGATGAGCCGGATGAGCTTCCTGACGTGGACCGGCTTGAGCTGCATCGGCCATCCCGCCGACAACATCAACCCGCCTAAACCGTGGGCGGGCAGGGCGTCGCACGGGTTGGTCCTGAACGCCCGGTACGACGGCGCGGAACCTGAGCGAGCCAACCGGCTGGCGACTGTTCACCTACAACGGTCACTGCCACGGCACGTACTCGGAGTTCCGTCCCTGCGTCGAGGCGGTCGCCGACAGGCACCTGCCGACCGGCGAGCTGCCAGCGCCGGGCGCGAACTGCGGTTAGTCGCGTCAGAGACCCAGTACTCGACGCAGCCCCGTGTCCACGTCCCGCATCAGGCTCGTCGAGACCTCTCCCACTCGCTCCGTGAGGTGACTCTTGTTGAGGGTCACCAACGCGGTCACGTTTGCCACCGAGTCTCGAGGCAGCCCCGTCACGGAGGCCGGCAGAAAGACGTTCCCTGGAGCGGTGGCCAGCTTGGTGTTCGACGTGAGGACTGCGACGAGCACGGTCGCCAGCCGGCTCGCGTTGTAGGGATCGGCCTGAACCACCAGCACCGGGTGGCGCTTGGCCGGTTTTGAGCCGTCCACCTCGCCGAGCTCGGCCCAGTGGATGCCGCCTCGTTCGATCACCACTCGTCGTCGACCTGAGCCAGTACACGCCGGCCTGCACCGGCAGCCGCGGCAGCGGAGTCGTCCTCGTCACCGATGACCTCAAGAGCCGC
The window above is part of the Allokutzneria albata genome. Proteins encoded here:
- a CDS encoding DUF2631 domain-containing protein, encoding MATQQSAELEKHDAHAHHATDPHAEPSEAWGWHGEFPRATRAAGWICAAIMFIMLIGNHKGWNENVWLIVLGSGMVGILLLDKVRRRTSWRR
- a CDS encoding type II toxin-antitoxin system PemK/MazF family toxin, with translation MIERGGIHWAELGEVDGSKPAKRHPVLVVQADPYNASRLATVLVAVLTSNTKLATAPGNVFLPASVTGLPRDSVANVTALVTLNKSHLTERVGEVSTSLMRDVDTGLRRVLGL
- a CDS encoding ABC transporter permease; translated protein: MRTALRRALVLGPAGVWLAVFFLAPMALVAQYSFATRDLGVLRVVLPWTTQAYRSVLDPAFLPIFGRTVVYAGLTTVICLLLGFPLAWFIARHGGRWRSLLLAAVLIPFWSSFLARIYAWKALLDGSGFLFTDGAVVLGLSYGFLPFMVLPLYVACERMDYRQVEASYDLGHGRLSTFCYIVLPGVAPGVLAGSLLVFVPAAGDFVTPKLLGGVDQSTFGSVIDDQFRGGNNWPLGSAMAVVLLGLVAIVLAVRGKRGEDVL
- a CDS encoding ABC transporter ATP-binding protein; translation: MTVQPSTGFRPAEHRTPDLHAPVEVGVHEVRKSFHGQVAVDSVSLRVHEGEFFSVLGPSGCGKTTLLRMIAGFDDPDSGRIELDGVDMVGVPAYRRDVNTVFQSYALFPHLSVRDNVAYGLRRKKVRGAELRRRVDEHLELVQLGRFADRRPGQLSGGQQQRVAIARALACRPRLLLLDEPLGALDAQLRKQVQIELMRIQREVGTTFLYVTHDQEEALVLSHRVAVMRAGRLEQVGYPEDVYERPATRFVAGFIGTSNILDGRVSEVDGQWVELTTDGVHRLRAALPEGRAVRAGEALALTVRPEKLHLHEDVDQVPSGWCALSGTVADVVYTGVSTQYVVELRRGGSMVAFVQNARRVSDAGTPGQPVCMAWDPEFTVLLDESLVDEENNDAR
- a CDS encoding polyamine ABC transporter substrate-binding protein; this translates as MPGSVRVARLWDGKRSSRRTMLRSMAFFAIAANGLAACGISEAPQGDPDRPGGRAVNRVDEPRLNFYNWTDYIAPDTISSFQAATGIKVTYDNFSSNDEMEAKIASGGAGYDLVVPSDNFLRRFVRGGLVQELDRDLIPNLANLERRFAEADYDPGNRHSVPWAWGTTGLAYSKTVLGGRVTGFSAFDLAEALGRSMVLDEAREGMSIGLLALGHDPNTTDAKHIDDAVKYMLSLKKKLGQISSDVIQPLTSGQMVLAQTYSGDVFQARKANPNIAFTIPKEGGLFGVDLLCIPKDAPHALNAHRFIDHILRADVGAALTNAVGYGSPNAAAKPFIDKRLLDDPLVYPPADVLARLPFTKDLGPEVEARYADAWTKVKTG